The proteins below are encoded in one region of Pan paniscus chromosome 4, NHGRI_mPanPan1-v2.0_pri, whole genome shotgun sequence:
- the LOC112439840 gene encoding translation machinery-associated protein 7-like, producing MSGREGGKKKPLKQPKKQAKEMDEEDKAFKQKQKEEQKKLEELKAKAVEKGLLAIGGIKKSGKK from the coding sequence ATGTCCGGCCGCGAAGGTGGCAAGAAGAAGCCACTGAAACAGCCCAAGAAGCAGGCCAAGGAGATGGACGAGGAAGATAAGGCTTTCaagcagaaacaaaaagaggAGCAGAAGAAACTCGAGGAGCTAAAAGCGAAGGCCGTGGAGAAGGGGCTCTTGGCCATAGGTGGAATTAAGAAATCTGGCAAAAAGTAA
- the LOC134730406 gene encoding uncharacterized protein LOC134730406: MPQFLVMGSSPNLSEPPSSLGGGLVAITSITVRRFLQGPMGSAGVAVALLCQKPCSGSLLPMQCVLSLLGWHSGPSHLVPAVSAAPSPSPLQGSDCPTWHTPCHTHRITLPSPQIPASPCLCPYRSPLLPLLSRDLAQWASHYSQPLTESRASSRPLVPPVPSPEMVFITPVVVGHSVVCLLDLERLRSPRRQDVCDLQKE, encoded by the exons ATGCCACAATTCCTGGTCATGGGCAGCTCACCCAATCTCTCAGAGCCGCCCTCCTCCCTGGGAGGGGGTCTGGTAGCCATCACCTCCATCACCGTCAGGAGGTTCCTGCAAGGTCCTATGG GCAGTGCAGGTGTGGCCGTGGCCCTGCTTTGCCAAAAGCCCTGTAGCGGCTCCCTCTTGCCCATGCAGTGCGTTCTGAGCCTCTTGGGCTGGCATTCAGGGCCTTCCCACCTGGTTCCTGCGGTGTCTGCAGCACCCTCGCCCTCACCTCTACAAGGCAGTGACTGCCCAACCTGGCACACCCCCTGCCACACCCACCGTATCACTTTACCCTCCCCCCAAATTCCAGCCtccccctgcctctgcccctaCCGTTCCCCTctgctccctctcctctctcgAGACCTGGCTCAGTGGGCATCCCACTATTCCCAGCCCCTAACTGAGTCCAGGGCCTCCTCCAGGCCCCTAGTCCCCCCGGTGCCATCGCCTGAGATGGTCTTTATCACGCCTGTTGTCGTTGGGCATTCAGTTGTGTGTCTGCTTGACCTGGAGAGACTCAGATCTCCACGAAGGCAGGATGTGTGTGATCTGCAGAAAGAATAA